One stretch of Eubacteriales bacterium DNA includes these proteins:
- a CDS encoding aminotransferase class I/II-fold pyridoxal phosphate-dependent enzyme — translation MEKMKDQNRAPIMEALNKFKKMRVVPFDVPGHKRGKGNPELMDFLGSKCLSVDINSMKPLDNLCHPVSVIKEAEDLAAQAFNAKSAFFIVNGTTSAVQAMIMSVLKRGDKIIMPRNVHRSVINSLILSGAEPVYINPQINNRLGISLGMSLNDIKNAIINNKDAKAVFVNNPTYYGICSNLTAITKFAHAHGMKVLVDEAHGTHFYFGKGLPISAMDAGADMSAVSMHKSGGSLTQSSLLLLNNSIDERYVSQIINLTQTTSGSYLLLSSLDISRKRLAMEGREIFAKVAELAQYAREEINQIGDYLAFGKELINGDTVFDYDLTKLSVNTFDTGLAGIEVYDLLRDEYDIQIEFGDLGNILAYISVGDGYRDLERLVGALSEIRRIYKRDKSGMLKHEYINPLVLVAPQDAFYAPHESVALKSSAGRICSEFAMCYPPGIPVLAPGEEITKEIIEYILYAKQKGSFLLGTQDENMEYINVLKGD, via the coding sequence ATGGAAAAAATGAAAGACCAAAACCGCGCTCCGATAATGGAAGCCTTAAATAAATTTAAGAAAATGCGCGTTGTCCCTTTCGATGTTCCCGGCCATAAAAGAGGCAAAGGGAACCCTGAACTTATGGATTTTCTGGGCTCTAAGTGTTTATCCGTCGACATAAACTCGATGAAGCCTCTCGATAACCTCTGCCATCCGGTATCTGTTATAAAGGAAGCAGAGGATTTAGCCGCACAGGCTTTTAATGCGAAAAGTGCATTTTTTATAGTAAACGGCACCACTTCGGCGGTACAGGCTATGATCATGTCTGTCTTAAAAAGGGGCGATAAGATAATCATGCCCCGAAACGTACACAGAAGTGTTATAAATTCGCTTATACTTTCCGGTGCTGAACCAGTTTATATAAACCCACAGATTAATAACAGGCTTGGCATTTCCCTCGGCATGTCACTTAACGATATTAAGAACGCAATAATAAATAATAAAGACGCTAAAGCCGTTTTCGTTAATAACCCTACTTACTATGGTATCTGCTCTAACTTAACTGCTATAACTAAGTTTGCACACGCCCATGGTATGAAAGTTTTAGTAGACGAAGCGCACGGAACGCACTTTTATTTTGGTAAAGGGCTCCCTATATCTGCAATGGATGCCGGTGCCGATATGTCTGCTGTAAGTATGCATAAATCCGGTGGCTCCTTGACACAAAGCTCATTGTTGCTTTTAAATAATAGTATAGACGAAAGATATGTAAGCCAGATTATTAACTTAACACAGACAACCAGCGGTTCTTACCTGCTGCTTTCAAGCCTTGATATATCACGGAAAAGGCTTGCCATGGAAGGAAGAGAAATTTTTGCCAAGGTGGCAGAATTAGCTCAATATGCACGAGAAGAGATAAATCAGATCGGAGATTACTTAGCATTCGGCAAGGAACTAATTAACGGCGATACAGTATTTGACTATGACTTAACGAAACTTTCCGTAAATACTTTTGACACCGGGCTTGCCGGTATCGAGGTTTACGATTTACTGAGAGACGAATACGATATTCAAATAGAATTCGGAGATTTAGGAAACATCTTAGCTTATATTTCAGTCGGCGACGGATACCGTGATTTAGAGCGGCTTGTAGGTGCGCTGTCTGAAATAAGAAGGATATATAAACGGGACAAAAGCGGTATGTTAAAACACGAATACATTAACCCTTTAGTTCTGGTTGCGCCACAGGATGCTTTTTACGCACCTCATGAAAGTGTTGCCCTTAAAAGCAGCGCCGGCCGCATATGCAGTGAATTTGCCATGTGCTACCCTCCCGGAATACCGGTATTAGCTCCCGGTGAGGAAATAACAAAAGAAATCATTGAATACATTTTATATGCCAAACAAAAAGGTTCTTTTTTATTAGGAACACAAGATGAAAACATGGAGTATATAAACGTTTTGAAAGGAGATTAA
- a CDS encoding heavy metal-associated domain-containing protein, whose product MEKTLVIEGMSCSHCSDRVEKALNAIKGVSAKVDLNNKLARLEVDENVDMDEVVNAVIDAGYSVAAVK is encoded by the coding sequence ATGGAAAAGACGTTGGTTATTGAGGGAATGTCCTGTTCGCATTGCAGCGACAGAGTTGAAAAGGCACTGAATGCAATAAAAGGTGTAAGTGCAAAAGTGGACTTAAACAATAAACTGGCACGCTTAGAAGTGGATGAAAACGTCGATATGGACGAAGTAGTAAATGCGGTCATAGATGCTGGGTATAGTGTTGCCGCTGTCAAGTAG
- a CDS encoding metal-dependent transcriptional regulator yields the protein MHESGENYLETILILKQAHSKVRSIDIAKKLNYAKPSISRAVSILKKNKLITVNGDGSIDFTPEGEKKANEIYDRHCQIAEFLMKTLGLDSDTAHADSCRIEHIISQETFSKIKKYLNEHK from the coding sequence ATGCATGAATCCGGTGAAAACTATTTAGAAACTATTTTAATTTTAAAGCAGGCCCATTCAAAAGTCCGCTCTATTGATATTGCCAAAAAACTAAATTATGCTAAGCCTAGCATAAGCCGTGCCGTCAGTATACTTAAGAAAAATAAGCTTATTACTGTCAATGGAGACGGCAGTATAGACTTTACTCCCGAAGGAGAAAAAAAAGCAAACGAAATCTACGACAGGCACTGCCAGATAGCGGAGTTCCTGATGAAAACCCTAGGCCTTGATTCGGATACTGCGCATGCTGATTCATGCAGGATAGAACATATAATAAGCCAGGAAACTTTTAGTAAGATAAAAAAATATTTAAATGAACATAAATAA
- the speB gene encoding agmatinase, with translation MSKNIQTFLGCDNEYSKSNIVLFGAPFDSTASYRPGARFASRVMRAESYSIETFSPYQDLDLEDIKVFDAGDLDLCFGNTVLALNDIEKFTQTLILSGKLPLMIGGEHLVTLGAVRAFVKKYPDLHIIHFDAHADLRDDYLGEKLSHATVLRRIWELTGDNKIFQFGIRSGDKSEFEWAARHVSMQKFDFSGLCDLILKLSGKPVYLTIDLDILDPSVFPGTGTPEAGGVSFLELLDAILKVSSLNIVGCDLNELSPTYDQSGASTAVALKVLRELILAISKK, from the coding sequence TTGAGTAAAAACATTCAGACCTTTTTAGGGTGCGACAATGAATACAGCAAATCAAATATCGTTTTATTCGGTGCCCCCTTTGATTCTACTGCGTCATATCGCCCTGGTGCGCGTTTTGCTAGCAGGGTGATGAGAGCAGAATCATATAGTATTGAGACGTTTAGCCCGTATCAAGACTTAGATTTAGAGGATATAAAGGTTTTTGACGCAGGAGACTTAGATCTTTGTTTCGGCAACACTGTCCTTGCTCTTAATGATATTGAAAAATTTACTCAAACGCTGATTTTAAGCGGGAAACTCCCATTGATGATTGGCGGCGAGCATTTAGTAACTTTAGGCGCTGTACGTGCTTTTGTAAAAAAATATCCTGATCTTCACATAATACATTTTGACGCGCATGCAGATTTAAGAGACGATTATTTAGGAGAAAAACTTTCGCATGCAACTGTCTTACGGCGAATTTGGGAATTAACTGGAGACAATAAAATCTTTCAGTTTGGTATACGCTCCGGCGATAAATCGGAATTTGAATGGGCTGCCCGTCATGTAAGTATGCAAAAGTTTGATTTTAGCGGGCTTTGCGATTTAATATTAAAACTTAGCGGCAAACCTGTTTATTTAACGATAGACTTAGATATACTGGACCCTTCGGTTTTCCCCGGGACAGGGACTCCGGAAGCAGGCGGAGTTTCGTTTTTAGAGCTGCTAGATGCTATTTTAAAGGTGTCAAGTCTAAACATCGTTGGATGTGATTTAAACGAGCTCTCACCAACTTACGACCAAAGCGGTGCTTCGACAGCAGTTGCGTTAAAAGTACTTCGTGAATTGATTTTAGCTATCAGTAAAAAATAG
- a CDS encoding DUF6580 family putative transport protein, whose protein sequence is MLAVPIVLTLFAILNLKETSILSLLVVLTALITFFAFFEFKHIRARDLMPIVCLTALSVAGRMIFVAIPNFKPVLAIAIIAGICFSRESGFLVGALSALISNMFLGQGVWTPWQMYAWGMVGYLAGVLNDSGFFKKNLYIYIFSVMAAMLSNFLLNTWYIFSFITPITIKSALAAYALALPFDISFAVSSLFFLILILVPWKNRLFRIKQKYDIMNKNTF, encoded by the coding sequence ATGCTAGCCGTTCCGATAGTACTAACGCTTTTTGCCATATTAAATTTAAAAGAGACTTCTATTTTAAGCCTCTTAGTTGTACTTACGGCACTCATAACTTTTTTTGCATTTTTTGAGTTTAAGCATATTCGGGCAAGGGACTTAATGCCAATAGTGTGCCTGACTGCGCTCTCAGTTGCCGGAAGAATGATATTTGTTGCAATCCCCAATTTTAAACCGGTTCTGGCAATAGCGATAATAGCAGGGATCTGTTTTTCGCGGGAAAGCGGTTTTTTAGTAGGAGCTTTAAGTGCGCTTATATCCAATATGTTTTTAGGCCAGGGGGTATGGACTCCATGGCAGATGTATGCATGGGGAATGGTCGGATATCTGGCCGGAGTATTAAACGATTCAGGATTTTTTAAAAAGAATCTTTATATATATATTTTTAGTGTAATGGCAGCCATGTTAAGCAATTTTTTATTAAACACATGGTACATATTTTCTTTTATAACACCTATTACGATAAAGAGCGCACTGGCAGCGTATGCCTTGGCTCTTCCTTTCGATATATCATTTGCTGTATCTTCACTCTTTTTCTTAATTTTAATTTTAGTTCCCTGGAAAAATAGGCTTTTTAGAATAAAACAAAAATACGATATAATGAACAAAAATACCTTTTAA
- the nspC gene encoding carboxynorspermidine decarboxylase has translation MKLNFDLAALKTPCYIVDETLLKKNLEILKQVSDKTGAKILLAQKAFSMFFFYPLIGKYLSGTAASGLFEAKLGHEEMGKETHIFSPVYQDSEFNEIASICDHIIFNSFAQWTKFKNRALKSNAKCGIRINPECSTQSHTIYDPCAPFSRLGVTISNFREDLLDGITGLHFHTLCEQNADDLKKTLKAAEEKFGKYLYYMEWINFGGGHHITRQDYDIDTLNSCIEYFRDKYNLSVYLEPGEAVALNAGFLVSTVLETFDNGLSIAVLDTSAACHMPDVLEMPYRPDIIGSGIPNEKKYTYRLGGPTCLAGDIIGDYSFDKPLNAGDKLVFCDMAHYSMVKNNTFNGINLPSIYVVNKNGTTLIKEFGYNDFKSRLS, from the coding sequence ATGAAGCTGAACTTTGATTTAGCGGCGTTGAAAACTCCCTGCTATATAGTTGATGAAACGCTGCTTAAAAAAAATCTTGAGATATTAAAGCAGGTCTCAGATAAGACTGGTGCTAAAATCTTGCTCGCACAAAAGGCATTTTCCATGTTCTTCTTTTATCCGCTTATAGGAAAATACCTAAGCGGAACTGCTGCTAGCGGGCTTTTCGAAGCAAAGCTAGGGCACGAGGAAATGGGTAAGGAAACTCATATATTTTCCCCTGTATATCAAGACAGCGAATTTAATGAAATTGCCTCAATATGCGACCATATAATATTTAACTCCTTTGCCCAATGGACCAAGTTTAAAAACCGGGCTTTAAAATCAAATGCAAAATGCGGTATACGGATAAACCCTGAGTGTTCTACTCAAAGCCACACAATTTACGACCCGTGTGCACCATTTTCACGCCTTGGAGTTACTATAAGCAATTTTAGAGAAGACCTCTTAGATGGTATAACCGGCCTTCATTTCCATACACTTTGCGAACAAAATGCAGATGATCTTAAAAAGACTCTTAAAGCCGCAGAAGAAAAATTCGGCAAGTATTTATATTATATGGAGTGGATAAACTTTGGTGGCGGCCACCATATAACAAGGCAGGATTACGACATAGACACACTTAACTCCTGCATAGAGTATTTTAGGGATAAGTATAACCTTAGCGTTTATTTGGAACCCGGAGAAGCCGTAGCTTTAAACGCCGGTTTTTTAGTATCGACTGTGCTTGAAACTTTTGATAACGGCCTTAGCATTGCTGTTTTAGATACCTCTGCTGCCTGCCATATGCCGGATGTACTGGAAATGCCGTACCGGCCGGATATCATAGGAAGTGGCATACCCAACGAAAAAAAATATACTTACCGTTTAGGCGGGCCTACTTGTTTAGCCGGGGATATAATCGGCGATTATTCTTTTGACAAACCTTTAAATGCAGGTGACAAGCTAGTTTTTTGCGATATGGCGCACTATTCTATGGTTAAAAACAACACCTTTAACGGTATAAACCTGCCGTCTATATATGTTGTTAATAAAAACGGCACCACCCTCATTAAAGAATTTGGCTACAATGATTTTAAGTCAAGGCTGTCTTAA
- a CDS encoding ABC transporter ATP-binding protein yields the protein MKDFVTFNKVSKFYTMGENRIAAANKVTFSIDKGEFVVIVGHSGAGKTTVLNMLGGMDTCDEGDITVDGNVISYYNQKQLIFYRRYEVGFVFQFYNLIQNLTAIENVELAAELCKEPLNAKETLEKVGLKDRLNNFPAQLSGGEQQRVAIARALAKNPKILLCDEPTGALDYLTGKTILKLLQDTCREMGKTVIVITHNQAITGMADRIIKIKSGEVKDIIINENPLSVERIEW from the coding sequence TTGAAAGATTTTGTGACTTTTAACAAGGTTTCTAAATTTTATACCATGGGTGAAAATCGTATAGCGGCGGCAAATAAAGTTACTTTTTCGATTGACAAAGGTGAATTTGTCGTTATTGTCGGCCATTCTGGTGCAGGAAAAACAACGGTTTTGAACATGCTAGGCGGAATGGACACATGCGACGAAGGAGATATCACGGTAGACGGGAATGTAATCAGCTATTACAACCAAAAGCAGCTGATTTTCTACCGCAGATACGAAGTGGGCTTTGTATTTCAGTTCTATAACCTGATTCAGAATTTAACCGCTATTGAAAATGTGGAATTAGCGGCGGAATTATGTAAAGAGCCGCTTAATGCAAAAGAGACTTTAGAAAAAGTAGGATTAAAAGATAGGCTCAATAATTTTCCGGCACAGCTTTCTGGCGGGGAACAGCAGCGCGTCGCAATAGCGCGTGCCCTTGCGAAGAATCCAAAGATACTGCTCTGCGATGAACCTACCGGGGCACTTGATTATTTAACGGGGAAGACTATATTAAAACTTTTGCAGGACACTTGCAGGGAAATGGGAAAGACCGTTATAGTAATAACGCACAACCAGGCTATTACGGGTATGGCGGATAGAATTATAAAGATAAAGAGCGGGGAAGTAAAAGATATAATTATTAATGAGAATCCTCTTAGCGTCGAAAGGATAGAATGGTAG
- a CDS encoding saccharopine dehydrogenase family protein has product MGKALIIGCGGVASVAIHKCCQISDVFEEILIASRTKSKCDALKEKLKGSKTKISTRKVDADNVPELIKLINEFKPDIVMNLALPYQDLTIMDACLATKTNYLDTANYEPLDTAKFEYKWQWAYRERFQQAGITALLGSGFDPGVTSVFSAYAQKHYFDEINYIDILDANAGDHGYPFATNFNPEINIREVSAKGSYWENGKWIETEPMEIKRVYNFPEIGKKDMYLLHHEELESLALNIRGIKRIRFFMTFSQNYLTHLKCLENVGMTSIVPIEFEGKEIVPLQFLKAVLPDPASLGPRTKGKTNIGCIFKGIKDGKERTYYLYNVCDHQECYREVGSQAISYTTGVPAMIGAMMIITGKWNKPGVHNIEEFDPDPFMDALNKWGLPWKESFDPELVD; this is encoded by the coding sequence ATGGGAAAAGCCTTGATAATCGGCTGCGGCGGAGTTGCCAGTGTTGCCATCCACAAATGCTGCCAAATAAGCGATGTATTTGAAGAGATTTTGATAGCGAGCCGTACAAAGAGCAAGTGTGATGCTTTAAAAGAAAAGCTGAAAGGCTCTAAAACAAAGATCTCAACCAGAAAAGTAGATGCCGATAATGTGCCAGAGCTTATAAAGTTGATAAACGAATTCAAACCAGACATAGTCATGAACCTTGCTCTGCCATATCAAGACTTAACTATTATGGATGCATGTCTTGCAACTAAAACAAATTATTTAGATACTGCAAACTACGAGCCTCTTGATACGGCTAAGTTTGAATATAAATGGCAGTGGGCATACCGGGAACGCTTCCAACAAGCCGGAATTACAGCACTGCTCGGGAGCGGGTTTGACCCTGGCGTCACCAGTGTCTTTTCTGCTTATGCACAAAAACACTATTTTGACGAAATAAATTATATAGATATTTTAGATGCAAACGCCGGAGACCACGGATATCCTTTTGCTACAAATTTCAACCCTGAGATAAACATAAGGGAAGTCAGCGCCAAAGGCAGCTACTGGGAAAACGGAAAATGGATTGAAACAGAGCCTATGGAAATAAAGCGCGTTTACAATTTCCCTGAAATAGGCAAAAAGGATATGTACCTATTACATCACGAAGAACTTGAATCACTGGCATTAAACATACGCGGCATAAAACGCATAAGGTTTTTTATGACTTTTTCCCAAAACTATTTAACGCACTTAAAGTGCCTTGAAAATGTGGGTATGACGTCTATTGTACCAATAGAATTTGAAGGCAAAGAAATAGTTCCGCTTCAGTTTTTAAAAGCAGTCCTTCCTGACCCTGCATCTCTTGGCCCAAGGACAAAAGGAAAGACAAATATAGGATGTATCTTTAAAGGCATTAAAGACGGCAAGGAAAGGACCTATTATCTATACAACGTATGCGACCATCAGGAATGTTATCGCGAGGTGGGTTCGCAGGCTATTTCTTATACGACAGGCGTACCTGCTATGATAGGCGCAATGATGATTATAACCGGCAAATGGAATAAACCCGGTGTCCACAATATAGAAGAATTCGATCCGGATCCGTTTATGGATGCTCTTAACAAATGGGGGCTTCCTTGGAAGGAATCCTTTGACCCGGAATTAGTGGATTGA
- a CDS encoding FtsX-like permease family protein, with protein MKKTYSKNIFREVKGSFSRFLAILAIVALGTGFLAGLMATAPDMKISVDSYYRELNMMDLRIVSTMGLTQGDVSAVSNVAGVEATMPSYTLDALVSNNSNETMAARIHSLPDDTSEDNEGYQNRVVLKSGRMPENAGECVLREQSVQSFEINIGDTLTLSDQNDNLDSFNTKTFTVVGTVDSSYYMSAETETTDIGNGSIGIIIFTTEDAFNLSCYTEIYVTASGTQDIYAFTEGYDDLIDRLKDNIENIKGSREKTRYTEILDEANAKLSDAKEKYNEAKEKSDTELNSAKKKLDAAEAEIETQENTLDENEASLLSVKEELNNNISDFNEKTASLKNLAELKQQLDLLKPDAESLIALQESGTALTEEQQAIVDNYQQLKATYDAAVSSLTSEEIALISDETALNQMIDTTNAQFDASEKQIEEGLSQIETGREELNDAKDELNESKAQYNNAELEAKRELDTALNEINQAQEDIDNIEMPEWYILDRNSNVSYVSFSGNTEKIAAIATVFPIMFFLVAALVSLTTMTRMVDEQRMQIGTLKALGLSNGSVILKYVLYAGVASIVGSVIGLALGFWILPSVIWTTYDMMYVLPELKVEFHLQYALIASIAAIACTTGATVLACLSNLSECPSMLMLPRAPKAGKRVFLEYIKPLWRAFNFKQKITARNILRYKRRFFMTIIGVAGCCALLLTGFGLKDSIKDIVTNQFNDIFKYNLVIGLDDGTETPNELKTILEDEDITSDYLYFSQQSANADNNGVEKELYLIVPSDDSKLEDFITFKHRTDNGEVSFGDDDTVIVTEKFAEQLGLSAGDTFEITNSDDESATFTVGGITENYVRNYVYMTQDCYENAYNTSLNYSMIMAKSTADTDEARDKESTQLLKIDDVSSVQFTADISKSFKDILESIDYVVLVLIISAGMLAFIVLYNLININISERQTEIATIKVLGFTDGEVASYIYTEAAILTIIGIILGLFLGIALHTFVVRTAEVDIIMFSREIKALSFVWSAVLTAVFSVLVGVIVYHKLKKINMVESLKAPE; from the coding sequence TTGAAAAAGACTTATTCAAAAAATATTTTCCGCGAAGTAAAAGGAAGCTTTAGCAGATTTCTGGCAATTTTGGCTATTGTTGCGCTTGGGACAGGGTTTTTAGCTGGGCTGATGGCTACCGCCCCTGACATGAAGATATCTGTCGATTCATATTATCGTGAACTTAACATGATGGATCTAAGGATAGTATCGACGATGGGCTTAACTCAAGGGGACGTAAGCGCTGTTTCAAACGTCGCAGGGGTTGAGGCTACTATGCCTTCTTATACCTTAGATGCACTAGTGTCAAATAATTCTAACGAAACGATGGCGGCCAGGATACACAGTTTACCAGACGATACATCTGAAGATAATGAAGGATATCAAAACAGGGTAGTTTTAAAGAGCGGAAGAATGCCTGAGAATGCAGGAGAGTGCGTTTTAAGAGAGCAAAGTGTACAGAGCTTTGAAATAAATATAGGCGACACATTAACTTTAAGCGACCAAAATGACAATTTGGATTCATTTAATACAAAGACTTTTACAGTAGTAGGCACAGTAGACAGTTCTTATTATATGTCTGCCGAAACAGAGACTACTGATATAGGAAATGGCAGTATTGGTATCATAATTTTTACAACTGAAGATGCCTTTAATTTAAGCTGTTATACGGAAATATATGTAACGGCATCGGGTACACAGGATATTTATGCATTCACTGAAGGCTATGATGACTTAATAGACAGGTTAAAGGATAACATCGAAAATATAAAAGGCAGCCGCGAGAAAACCAGATACACTGAAATCTTAGATGAGGCAAATGCGAAATTAAGTGATGCAAAAGAAAAATATAATGAGGCCAAAGAAAAAAGCGACACAGAATTAAACAGCGCGAAGAAGAAACTAGATGCAGCTGAAGCAGAAATTGAAACGCAGGAAAATACATTAGATGAAAATGAAGCAAGCCTTTTAAGTGTAAAAGAAGAGCTTAACAATAATATTTCAGATTTTAATGAAAAAACAGCCTCCCTTAAAAATTTAGCAGAGTTAAAACAGCAGTTAGATTTATTAAAGCCAGATGCTGAAAGCTTAATAGCCCTGCAGGAATCTGGCACGGCTTTAACTGAGGAACAGCAGGCGATTGTAGACAATTACCAGCAGTTGAAAGCCACGTACGATGCGGCAGTATCTTCGCTTACTAGCGAAGAGATTGCGCTTATAAGCGATGAAACTGCGCTTAACCAGATGATAGACACTACAAATGCGCAGTTTGATGCGTCTGAAAAACAGATTGAAGAAGGGCTTTCCCAGATAGAGACAGGTAGGGAGGAGCTAAACGATGCAAAAGATGAACTTAATGAAAGCAAAGCTCAATATAATAACGCGGAACTTGAAGCTAAAAGAGAACTGGATACCGCACTTAATGAGATAAACCAGGCGCAGGAGGACATAGATAACATTGAAATGCCTGAGTGGTATATCCTAGACCGGAATTCCAATGTAAGCTATGTAAGCTTTAGCGGAAATACAGAAAAAATAGCAGCAATAGCAACTGTCTTCCCGATAATGTTCTTTTTAGTGGCGGCACTGGTTTCATTAACGACTATGACACGGATGGTAGATGAACAGCGTATGCAGATAGGGACTCTAAAAGCCCTTGGTTTAAGTAACGGCAGTGTAATACTTAAATATGTATTGTATGCGGGTGTTGCAAGTATAGTTGGGTCTGTTATAGGGCTGGCTCTAGGTTTTTGGATATTGCCTTCGGTAATTTGGACGACGTATGACATGATGTACGTACTCCCCGAACTTAAGGTAGAGTTCCATTTGCAGTATGCTTTGATAGCGTCTATTGCGGCAATTGCATGTACGACAGGGGCAACAGTCTTAGCTTGCTTAAGCAACTTATCAGAATGCCCTTCAATGCTCATGTTGCCTCGTGCTCCAAAGGCCGGTAAACGCGTATTTTTAGAATATATAAAGCCGCTCTGGCGAGCTTTTAACTTTAAGCAAAAAATAACCGCAAGAAATATACTAAGATACAAAAGGCGCTTCTTTATGACTATTATAGGAGTTGCCGGATGTTGTGCCCTCTTGTTAACGGGCTTTGGGCTTAAGGATTCTATTAAAGATATAGTAACAAATCAATTTAATGATATTTTTAAATATAACTTAGTAATAGGATTAGATGACGGTACCGAAACTCCAAACGAGTTAAAAACAATACTTGAGGATGAGGATATAACCAGCGATTACCTTTATTTTTCACAGCAAAGTGCAAATGCTGATAATAACGGTGTTGAGAAAGAACTTTATTTAATAGTGCCCAGTGATGACAGCAAGCTTGAAGATTTTATAACGTTTAAACACCGAACTGATAATGGGGAGGTATCATTTGGAGACGATGATACAGTTATTGTAACGGAGAAATTTGCCGAACAGCTTGGCTTAAGTGCGGGGGATACGTTCGAAATAACAAACAGCGATGATGAATCTGCAACTTTTACAGTTGGGGGCATCACTGAAAATTACGTAAGAAACTATGTATATATGACGCAAGATTGTTATGAAAACGCGTACAATACTTCTCTTAATTATTCTATGATAATGGCCAAATCCACTGCCGATACAGATGAAGCAAGGGATAAAGAAAGCACACAGCTTCTTAAGATAGACGATGTTTCTTCAGTCCAGTTTACTGCTGATATAAGCAAATCTTTTAAAGATATATTGGAAAGCATCGATTATGTCGTACTTGTTTTGATAATATCTGCGGGGATGCTTGCGTTTATAGTACTTTATAACTTGATAAATATAAATATTTCGGAAAGGCAGACTGAGATAGCAACTATTAAAGTACTTGGTTTTACCGATGGCGAGGTTGCCTCATATATATACACAGAGGCGGCGATATTAACTATAATCGGGATAATATTAGGCCTGTTTTTAGGGATAGCGCTGCATACATTTGTCGTTAGGACGGCCGAGGTGGACATAATTATGTTCTCGCGTGAAATAAAAGCTTTAAGTTTTGTCTGGTCAGCTGTATTAACCGCAGTATTTTCTGTATTGGTTGGGGTCATAGTTTACCATAAACTTAAAAAGATAAATATGGTAGAGTCGCTAAAAGCGCCAGAATAA
- the speE gene encoding polyamine aminopropyltransferase gives MELWFSEKHTKNVKLSIKVDSQIISVKSEFQRIDVFDSPEFGRFLTLDGYMMLTEKDEFIYHEMIVHPAMAVHKNVKNVLVIGAGDGGAVRELAKYDFIEKIDLVEIDEMVVNICKKYLPQTSCCLEDKRVTIYYQDGLKFIRKCVNEYDLIIIDSTDPFGPGEGLFTKEFYGNCFKALKEDGIMVNQQESPFYEADALAMQRAHKRIVESFPISRVYQAHIPTYPSGHWLFGFASKIYSPIKDLDAKKWNSLNIKTKYYNTNLHLGSFALPNYVEEILEDVE, from the coding sequence ATGGAACTTTGGTTTTCTGAAAAACATACGAAAAACGTTAAACTGTCTATCAAAGTAGATTCCCAGATTATTTCTGTTAAAAGCGAATTTCAGCGGATAGATGTTTTCGATTCACCTGAGTTCGGGCGTTTTTTAACTCTGGATGGATATATGATGCTAACGGAAAAAGATGAGTTTATATACCATGAAATGATAGTCCACCCTGCCATGGCAGTACATAAAAATGTCAAAAACGTTCTCGTTATAGGTGCGGGAGATGGAGGCGCTGTACGTGAACTTGCTAAGTATGACTTTATCGAAAAAATAGATTTAGTTGAGATAGACGAGATGGTAGTTAACATATGCAAAAAATACCTTCCGCAGACTTCATGCTGCCTGGAAGATAAAAGAGTTACTATATACTATCAGGACGGGCTTAAATTTATAAGGAAGTGCGTCAATGAATATGATCTTATAATAATAGACTCAACAGACCCATTTGGCCCCGGAGAAGGGCTTTTCACCAAAGAATTTTACGGCAACTGTTTTAAAGCGCTAAAGGAAGACGGCATAATGGTCAACCAGCAGGAAAGCCCGTTTTATGAAGCAGATGCTCTTGCTATGCAGCGTGCACATAAGCGCATTGTAGAATCTTTTCCTATAAGCCGCGTGTATCAGGCACATATACCGACATACCCTTCCGGGCATTGGCTGTTTGGTTTTGCTTCCAAGATATATAGCCCCATAAAGGATTTAGATGCTAAAAAGTGGAATTCTCTTAATATAAAGACAAAATACTATAACACCAACCTTCATTTAGGTTCGTTCGCATTGCCAAATTATGTTGAGGAGATTTTGGAAGATGTTGAGTAA